A genomic segment from Agrobacterium vitis encodes:
- a CDS encoding helix-turn-helix domain-containing protein has protein sequence MTLSVSVSDLPHSLRDVAETLGLDVALKLIGSFGGQEIKFPKRPHDGHPVIAALGKDAGYALCEFMSGGMIYVPHTRSRRSIRLDVLALERSGKERGEIARILGVSQRHVRRMANKPGNPDQFDLFA, from the coding sequence ATGACCTTATCTGTAAGCGTTAGTGATCTGCCGCACTCGCTACGTGATGTCGCGGAAACTCTGGGTCTTGACGTGGCTCTCAAATTGATCGGCAGCTTTGGCGGGCAAGAGATCAAATTTCCAAAGCGCCCGCACGACGGTCATCCGGTTATCGCGGCGCTTGGCAAAGACGCAGGTTATGCGCTATGTGAATTCATGAGTGGTGGAATGATTTATGTTCCTCATACTCGCTCACGGCGGTCAATCCGTCTTGATGTGCTCGCCCTGGAGCGGAGCGGCAAAGAGCGCGGCGAGATTGCCCGCATCCTCGGCGTCAGCCAGCGCCATGTGCGCCGGATGGCCAACAAGCCCGGCAATCCTGATCAATTCGACCTGTTTGCCTGA